The Clostridium sp. DL-VIII DNA window TACTTGGAGCAGCATAGGCATTTATGGTGCAGAACATCATAATGCCAAGGGCCATCATAAGAGTCAACGCAACTCGTCTTTTATTATTCTTCATGTTTCTCTTCCTTCGATCTTATATTCTTTATTATGCCAGAAAAGTTTTTCTTCGATTTTGATACTAACTCTCTATAATATTTGGTCATTTCTTCTGCTGCCCTTTTTTTATCTTTTATAATATCACTAATCTCTTCCTCTGATAGTTCTGATAACTTTTCCATATGTCCTGCAGTACTAGTCATTACATATCCCTTTTTCCCTATCTGCACTATTATAATTGCATTTTCTTTTGTTACTTGAACTCTCTCAATTACCTTAATATATTTATTATTGTTCATGGTGTTAATTTTTGTTCCCATTACCCTGATACAAAGAAACATCAATCCGAAAGTAATTCCTAAGGCTAAAATAAGCTGTCCAATAATCTTTATAAATTCAAAATTCATCTTCTTTTACCTACTGAACTATCATGCTCTTAAATCTTACATCAGTAATTTTGCCCTTTGTTAAATCCTTATTAATTGCTTCCATAAGCTGTTTCTTTATTTCATCCTTATTGGCTGCATTATTTATATAATCAGCCTTTTTACTTTTAAAATAAAATATAATATCATCCCTTACGACTACTTGATCTGCTGTTAATTCTTCACCTAATTTAGTCTTACTCTTATCATATCCTATGGATAATTCACCTTTAAAATATCTCTTTCCACCTTCATCCGCTAAGTTTACTGTAAATTCACTTAAATCCATATATGTGTTTTCTACTACAACTTCTTGCGCATCTACAGTTTTGCTTGTTTTCATAAACAGATACACACCACCAAAGGCTGCTCCTCCTATTACTAATAATCCTAAAATGAATAGAATCACCATAATCCCCTTATTACTTTTCTCTGAATCTTCGCCTTTTTCTTTTTTTCTTCCAAAAGCCATTATTATCACTCCTCACTATTCGCAACAAATAAAAAGTACTTTTCCCCATTTTTTGTTCATTGTACTTTATAATTTTAATGTAAAAATCTTATTTTTATATTCTATAACAGCATTTTTGACTTCTTGTATACTTTCCAATACTATATACTTCTTCCCATTAGTTAATGTAATTATTGTTTCTGGTACTGACTCAAGTTTTTCAATATGATCAGCATTCAATACAAAATGTTCATGATTCATTCCGGTTACGTCTATCATAAATTCTCACCCCTTTAAATAATATCTGTACAGTTCACAATACACAATTTATTTTATTATAATTTCCATTTTCTTTATAGTATAATGCTTTTCCAACAATGGTAATCCCTTCAATTGTGCATTGTGCATTGTGCATAGCAAAACTTATCCCTAGTAAATTTTGCAGATTGTAATTTATGGCAAGCTGAAGTTTCCCTCAACTTGCTCTATAATTACATTTATTTTTCTAGTCCATACTTTATCTTATTAACCCCGTAATAGTTTGAAGAATTTCATCTCCTGTGCTTATCATCTTTGATGCAGCTTGGAAACTTCTTGTTGCTGTAATCATATCTGTAAATTGTTCTGTTAAATCTACATTTGACGCTTCAAGAGTTCCTTGAACAAAATCTCCAAATCCCCCTGAATTATCCTCTGTAGTACTTGAAGTACTTGTAGCATCAAGTTTACCAGTTTTATAAATTGCAGATCCTGAATTTGAAGATACTAAACTCATGTTACCGCCAACATCTTTTAAAGCTTCTGGATTCTTAAAATCTGCCATAGCTATTTGTCCTATTGCTGATCT harbors:
- a CDS encoding flagellar FlbD family protein; the encoded protein is MIDVTGMNHEHFVLNADHIEKLESVPETIITLTNGKKYIVLESIQEVKNAVIEYKNKIFTLKL
- a CDS encoding flagellar biosynthetic protein FliO, which encodes MNFEFIKIIGQLILALGITFGLMFLCIRVMGTKINTMNNNKYIKVIERVQVTKENAIIIVQIGKKGYVMTSTAGHMEKLSELSEEEISDIIKDKKRAAEEMTKYYRELVSKSKKNFSGIIKNIRSKEEKHEE
- a CDS encoding flagellar basal body-associated FliL family protein — translated: MAFGRKKEKGEDSEKSNKGIMVILFILGLLVIGGAAFGGVYLFMKTSKTVDAQEVVVENTYMDLSEFTVNLADEGGKRYFKGELSIGYDKSKTKLGEELTADQVVVRDDIIFYFKSKKADYINNAANKDEIKKQLMEAINKDLTKGKITDVRFKSMIVQ